A segment of the Echinicola strongylocentroti genome:
ACCTGAGCTATGGAGCCGGTAAGGTCTGCTTTTCGGGCAGAGCCGTATCCGATCACCACCACCTCTTCCAGTTCTTCTTCCTCGCTGGCCAATGTAACATTGATCTGGCTTTGATTATCTACGCGCACTTCCTTCCCTTCAAAGCCTACAAAAGAAAACACCAGTACGGGGCTGGTGTTTTCTGAAGGAATATTGATTTGATACTTACCTTCTCCATCTGTAATGGTACCAGTTTCGGTACCTTTGATCTGAACAGTGGCGCCAGGCAAGGAAGCCCCCACGGAGTCAGTCACTTTTCCTGAAATGGTCGTCTTGGGAGCACGCACGGTATCTGCGGGAACGGCCAGGTCTTGAGGAAGGTCCGGAACGGTATCTTGAGAAATCACCGAACTCAAAAAAGTCATTGGCCTTCCCGATGATAATGACAAATGCCCGGATGCCTTTGCGTGGAATATACCTCCCACACAAAATATCCAGCACAAACTATACAACTTAATTAACGGTATCTTCATCTTTCATGGGGTTAAATCACTTGTGACACACCTTTAAAGAATCCAACCTCCGTTCCACACGCTTGAAAAAATACTATAAAATAACAAAATCTACCTTAAACAGCCTTACAGCACCCCAGTAACCTTGTGTTTACACAAACGATTCAGGCTATCCAGCGATCTACCTGATTTATTTGTGGATTTTTTTAACCATTTTGTAGATAATTTCACTGACTTTTGCCATAAAATCCCTTGACAAACTCCTTGCCCACCATGTTCAAAAAGTAACCCTTTGGCAATTTTTCTGGAAAGTAAAGGGCCAAACCACCTGTCACCTTCTCACTTGAGACCCCAAGATGACACGGGCCATTTGGTCAAAAGCTTTTTTAATCTGGCCTATCTGTTCTTCCTGTTTTTGTGAATACCGTTCCTTATCTATTGCTGTAGCAACCTTGAACTGCTCAAATAAACGGTCAAAATCAACAGCAAAGGTATTGCCTTCTACACCCCAAGTGGATAGATAAGCATTCAGTTTTTCTACTTTCAGCCCCACATAGGGCACCGCATAGCTCATGGCGGTAATGGCGCCATGAAGGCTGGTCCCGACGTAGCATCGGGCATTGGCGATCAGGTACATAATGTCCCAGATATTATCTGCATCAAAATAGGTATGGGCACTTTTAAGATGCTTTCGCACCTCTGCCAGCGCCACATGATCATCATGATCCAAGGCCTTCCCAATGGGGCAAAGGCATAATTTGGTATCCGTATGCTGGGCTATCTTATCAAGTTGCTCTGCAATATTCGCTTCAAGTCCCTGTGTGTTTTTTCTATTGATCTGAAAAAACAAATAGTCGCCCTTTTCTGCTTCCACGTAGTCGCATACGGCAGGAGTTACTTTTTTTTGTAAATAGGAACTGGGATAAAATCTGCTCATCAGTACTGCCGAATCGGGAAACAGTTCCGCAGAGACACCATTTTCGCTCAAATTACCTACCGTTAACCGATCCCGCACGGCTAGGTAATCCACTCTGGAAATTTTTTCCTGCATAAATGCGTATTTTTCAAAAATTTCCTTGTTGAGGCCTGACCCACCTAAGGAATTTAAAACAACTGACTGCACATTGCCAAAATCCTTTTTCGTAAACACAAAAGGCAAGGCAGTAGCTCCATTCAAGAAACGTTTTGCCATCGCATTGAGGTCGATCAGCTTAGACAACCGGTAACGGTACCGATGTATTTTTTGGTACGTGGGATTGAGTGCCGCAAACAGTGAATGCCAGGTCACCCCTAAAGCCTCCCCTCCGGCTACGATAATATGATTCCTGCCGCTAGGCGCATTGCACGCAGCATAAAAAGCCGACAAATCTTCTGTGGGCTTCCCCCCTACCATACTTAGATCGCTCTCTACCAAGCCAAAAAAACGGAAATTAAACTCCTGACCGTAGGTTTTCAGCTGTTTTTCGATGATCAAGGGAAAGAGCAGGTCCCCGTAGTTGTACCGGTCAAAGGCTCCGATGATTAATACATTTTCCATAATTACTGAAGCTAACAAAAAACCTACCTGTTTTTAGTAATTTCTAAAAATTGTGGTTCATTGTTCAATTAAAAGAATAAAAGTCAAGCAGAAAAAAACATCAACACAGTTTCCTAACCATCTTTTACTACCTATCAACTCTAATCACGGAAGGAAAGACACCATTTATTGAAAATTTAGCACCAAGATTGCTACGCAATAAGGTCGATATAGGGTCAATCTCTTTTTATATGAAGCGTTAATCAACATAATCAGTGAGAAACAACCAAACATACCTATCTTACTCCCAACTTAATTCTATATAATCCCATCTATGTCCGGACAATCTTCGGTAAAAAAAATCTTTTCTGGCTCCGTTTGGGGCATTGCGGCCAAGGTTATCGATGCTGTGGCGAAGTTTGTCACTATCCCCTTATTGGTGGGGTATTACGGCAAAGCCGATTATGGGCTGATTGCACTGGCTTTTTCCCTAAACGCTTACCTGAGGCTAATGGACTTGGGAATGAACATTGGCTCCGTCCGGTATTTTGCCATGTGGGAGGCCAAGTCCCAATACAAAAAAATCGCAACGGCATCCAGGTCAAGCATGGTCTTTTACGGTGTTATTGGGCTGGTCAATGCGTTGATTTTTGTGTTGATGGCAGATTATGGAAGTGAATTCTTCAATATCTCAGCTGATCAAGCGCCCACTTACAGGGTAATGATGTACATCCTTGCGGCCAGCACGGTATTCAACTGGCTCTCCAACGTGGTCCTGCAACTGCTCAGTGCCAAAGACGAACTGGGCTACGTCAACCGTATCACAGTGATCAGCAGCCTCCTCAATTTCATAATAGCACTTGCTGCCATTCACTTCGAATGGCCACTGACTGTCTATTTTCTATTTTACACCCTGTCCCTGCTCGTGGTCATTCCCTTCAATGTATACCGGCTAAAGGTATACCCTATTGCTTTAAAAGAACTATTGACCCCGCATTGGGACAAAAAGGCCTTCCGGCAGATTTTGGGGTACAGCATGGCCATTTTCGCCATGGGGCTATTCCAGTTTTCGGCCAAGGAACTACGCCCCCTACTTTTGGCAAAATTCGCCTCTAGTATCGATGTATTGACTGATTATCGGGTCATCCAGACGATTGCCAATCTGGTCATGTCCTTTGGAAGCATTTTCCTTCAGGTCTTGCTTCCTTCTGCATCCAAGGCACATGCTGAAAACGACCACCGAAAAATGGAAAAAATGGTCTTTGAAGCCACGCGATACATCTCCATTTTCCTTACTCTGGTGGTTTTTGCCCTGATCTTAAACACTGACAATCTACTTGTGCTT
Coding sequences within it:
- a CDS encoding polysaccharide pyruvyl transferase family protein; the protein is MENVLIIGAFDRYNYGDLLFPLIIEKQLKTYGQEFNFRFFGLVESDLSMVGGKPTEDLSAFYAACNAPSGRNHIIVAGGEALGVTWHSLFAALNPTYQKIHRYRYRLSKLIDLNAMAKRFLNGATALPFVFTKKDFGNVQSVVLNSLGGSGLNKEIFEKYAFMQEKISRVDYLAVRDRLTVGNLSENGVSAELFPDSAVLMSRFYPSSYLQKKVTPAVCDYVEAEKGDYLFFQINRKNTQGLEANIAEQLDKIAQHTDTKLCLCPIGKALDHDDHVALAEVRKHLKSAHTYFDADNIWDIMYLIANARCYVGTSLHGAITAMSYAVPYVGLKVEKLNAYLSTWGVEGNTFAVDFDRLFEQFKVATAIDKERYSQKQEEQIGQIKKAFDQMARVILGSQVRR
- a CDS encoding lipopolysaccharide biosynthesis protein, producing MSGQSSVKKIFSGSVWGIAAKVIDAVAKFVTIPLLVGYYGKADYGLIALAFSLNAYLRLMDLGMNIGSVRYFAMWEAKSQYKKIATASRSSMVFYGVIGLVNALIFVLMADYGSEFFNISADQAPTYRVMMYILAASTVFNWLSNVVLQLLSAKDELGYVNRITVISSLLNFIIALAAIHFEWPLTVYFLFYTLSLLVVIPFNVYRLKVYPIALKELLTPHWDKKAFRQILGYSMAIFAMGLFQFSAKELRPLLLAKFASSIDVLTDYRVIQTIANLVMSFGSIFLQVLLPSASKAHAENDHRKMEKMVFEATRYISIFLTLVVFALILNTDNLLVLYMGESYLDLNIWLVIWLLTVLLSMHNTPVASLVLSSGKTKALVFSAALGCVISLPITVVFAEKMGVGAAVIGYLVYMLIQMAFFYFHYIPKVLHLNSTKIFFGAFCPSLLGAVIALLLAHYTSSLLSMASPYFEVALQTVVFFVAFVAYQWAFVIKRSDIEYLKTNLLNKPANHGKE